One window of Polynucleobacter sp. HIN5 genomic DNA carries:
- a CDS encoding ZIP family metal transporter, with protein MIVLVTAGAGLASVLAAASLSLTLLAKIVNHMVSLSVGILLATAFLHSLPEAFEIPGAQAHYLFATLLGGLLGFFLLEKIALLRHSHHHEGDGHDHHHGHDKEAAGSSGWMILVGDSIHNFVDGVLIAAAFMVDVQIGIFTALAIIAHEIPQEIGDFIILLNAGFSRARALLYNGISGLMAVVGGVLAYYFLERATQVMPYLLVIASSSFIYIAVSDLIPQMHRRPHWQESLRQIVLIAIGVGIVVLLTDHNH; from the coding sequence ATGATTGTTTTGGTCACCGCAGGCGCCGGGCTTGCGAGTGTGCTCGCTGCCGCAAGCCTTTCATTAACCCTGCTGGCCAAGATCGTCAACCACATGGTGAGCCTCTCGGTCGGTATTTTGTTGGCCACCGCCTTTTTGCATTCTTTGCCTGAGGCCTTTGAGATCCCAGGTGCGCAAGCCCACTATCTATTTGCCACCCTCTTGGGTGGATTGCTTGGATTTTTTCTCTTGGAAAAAATCGCGCTCCTACGTCATAGTCACCATCATGAAGGCGATGGTCATGACCATCACCACGGCCACGATAAAGAAGCGGCGGGTAGTAGTGGTTGGATGATTTTGGTGGGTGACAGTATTCATAATTTTGTGGATGGTGTATTGATTGCTGCGGCCTTCATGGTGGATGTGCAAATCGGCATCTTTACTGCCTTAGCCATCATTGCGCATGAGATCCCGCAAGAGATTGGAGACTTCATCATACTTCTCAATGCGGGCTTCTCTCGGGCACGCGCATTGCTATACAACGGAATTAGCGGTTTGATGGCAGTGGTTGGCGGGGTGCTGGCGTATTACTTTTTAGAGCGCGCTACCCAAGTGATGCCCTATCTACTGGTGATTGCATCGAGCAGCTTTATTTACATTGCAGTGAGTGATTTAATTCCGCAGATGCATCGGCGACCCCATTGGCAGGAGTCACTACGCCAAATCGTATTGATTGCAATCGGGGTCGGGATTGTGGTTTTACTGACCGACCACAACCACTAA
- a CDS encoding homoserine kinase: MAVYTSLTLDEIAPRIANDFSIGNAIELKGIHGGIENSNFFLDCQTSEINHYVLTIFERLSAAQLPYYLELMLHLANQGISIPKPIANRAGQLWFEIKGKPAAIVTKLSGQSELTPQSEHCDAVGRELAKMHLAGQSFALSQPNLRSLSWWQETVPVIVPHLNTSQKELLLSEMQFQEAFFQSAVYQSLPQGPCHCDLFRDNVLFTRHHGQESLGGFFDFYFAGNDKWLFDLAVTANDWCLEEPFTNGSGALNRERLHALLASYMAVRPLTDGEEASWSAMLRAAALRFWISRLWDFYLPRNAQMLTPHDPTHFERILRNRRHTS, from the coding sequence ATGGCGGTTTATACCTCCCTCACTCTTGACGAGATCGCTCCTCGCATTGCGAACGATTTTTCAATTGGCAATGCCATCGAACTTAAAGGTATTCATGGTGGGATTGAGAACTCCAACTTCTTTCTGGATTGCCAAACCTCTGAAATCAATCACTATGTTCTGACCATCTTTGAACGGTTAAGCGCTGCGCAACTGCCCTATTACTTGGAGCTAATGCTTCATCTTGCTAATCAAGGCATCTCAATTCCCAAGCCGATTGCCAATCGTGCTGGACAGCTATGGTTTGAGATCAAAGGAAAACCGGCAGCGATTGTCACCAAACTCTCGGGTCAATCAGAGCTTACCCCCCAGAGCGAGCATTGCGATGCCGTGGGTAGAGAGTTAGCGAAAATGCATCTGGCTGGGCAATCGTTTGCGCTATCCCAACCCAATTTACGAAGCCTCTCCTGGTGGCAAGAGACCGTTCCTGTCATCGTGCCACACCTTAATACGTCTCAAAAAGAATTGCTCTTATCCGAGATGCAATTTCAGGAAGCATTTTTTCAGTCGGCGGTATATCAGTCTCTTCCTCAGGGCCCTTGCCATTGCGATCTCTTTCGGGACAATGTGCTTTTTACTCGCCACCACGGTCAAGAATCCTTAGGTGGTTTTTTTGACTTCTACTTTGCGGGCAATGACAAATGGTTGTTTGATTTAGCCGTCACTGCCAATGATTGGTGTTTGGAGGAGCCCTTTACCAATGGCTCAGGCGCTCTCAATCGCGAGCGTTTACACGCCTTATTGGCGTCCTATATGGCAGTGCGCCCACTCACCGATGGCGAAGAAGCATCGTGGAGCGCGATGTTACGTGCAGCCGCTCTGCGGTTTTGGATCTCGCGGCTTTGGGATTTTTATCTACCGCGTAATGCGCAGATGCTCACACCCCATGATCCAACGCATTTTGAGCGAATTCTACGCAACCGCCGTCACACAAGTTAA
- a CDS encoding CopG family ribbon-helix-helix protein — MTTAVLTLRINSKTKLMLDKLAGATHRTKSFLAAEAIERYIELEAWQVNEIKAALKEADKKDFISEREFAKLVRKHAG; from the coding sequence ATGACCACTGCCGTTTTAACCCTTCGAATAAATAGCAAAACTAAGCTCATGCTTGATAAACTTGCGGGCGCTACCCATCGCACCAAGTCCTTCTTAGCTGCAGAAGCTATAGAGCGTTATATTGAACTTGAAGCTTGGCAAGTTAATGAAATCAAAGCTGCCCTTAAAGAGGCTGATAAGAAAGACTTTATTTCGGAAAGAGAATTTGCAAAGCTAGTGAGAAAACATGCAGGTTAA
- a CDS encoding BPSS1780 family membrane protein, which yields MNLNPVATNEGYVWVRQGVWLFKQNPLGFLMLVFMYVFLAQLAIMIPLAGVFAVLILTPALSVGFMTACRQTIQKERILPTVYLAAFRSNNPEVKKRILQLGLVYALMIFTMSLIASMVIDFQALLPFITNDKPITSEVMQQLYYSLMIGGILYIPVAMLMWFAPVLVAWADMPPSKALFASWMACWTNKGAFFYYITIWSVVLIVIPLTLGMIMDIIGLSRYASFVVAPFSMAALTVMYCSFFATWKGCFTGNDYEQLPN from the coding sequence ATGAATCTCAATCCCGTTGCAACCAATGAAGGCTATGTATGGGTCCGCCAGGGGGTTTGGCTCTTCAAGCAAAACCCGCTAGGCTTCTTGATGTTGGTCTTTATGTATGTTTTTCTGGCTCAGCTAGCCATCATGATTCCATTGGCTGGAGTATTTGCGGTCCTCATTTTGACCCCTGCTCTATCGGTGGGTTTTATGACCGCATGTCGTCAAACGATTCAAAAGGAACGAATTTTGCCAACGGTTTATCTGGCAGCATTTCGCTCCAATAACCCAGAGGTTAAAAAACGTATCTTGCAACTGGGGCTAGTGTATGCCCTCATGATCTTCACCATGAGCTTGATTGCCAGCATGGTGATTGATTTTCAAGCGCTCCTGCCATTCATTACCAATGACAAACCGATCACCTCTGAGGTCATGCAGCAGTTGTATTACTCACTCATGATCGGTGGTATTTTGTATATTCCAGTAGCCATGCTGATGTGGTTTGCGCCCGTCTTGGTGGCATGGGCTGATATGCCACCGAGCAAAGCTTTATTTGCGAGTTGGATGGCGTGCTGGACCAATAAAGGTGCGTTTTTTTACTACATCACCATTTGGAGCGTCGTCTTGATTGTGATTCCGCTCACTCTGGGAATGATCATGGATATCATCGGTTTGAGCCGTTACGCATCCTTTGTGGTGGCGCCCTTCTCCATGGCTGCGTTAACCGTGATGTACTGCTCGTTCTTTGCGACCTGGAAGGGTTGCTTTACGGGTAATGATTACGAGCAGTTACCGAATTAA
- a CDS encoding type II toxin-antitoxin system RelE/ParE family toxin, with the protein MQVKWLRTAAQNLDDETNYLAKENPKIAKAFFPYVVKSVNQLAKFPELGRPGRVSGTRELVIQKYPYIVPYRIKDNSVEVLRVFHTSRVWPKLL; encoded by the coding sequence ATGCAGGTTAAGTGGTTAAGAACAGCAGCTCAAAATTTAGATGACGAAACAAATTACTTAGCCAAAGAAAATCCCAAAATTGCAAAAGCATTCTTTCCTTATGTAGTTAAAAGCGTAAATCAATTAGCAAAGTTTCCAGAGCTTGGACGACCTGGCAGGGTCTCTGGAACCAGAGAACTAGTTATTCAGAAATATCCGTATATTGTTCCTTATCGAATTAAAGACAATTCAGTGGAAGTATTGCGAGTTTTTCATACATCCAGAGTTTGGCCGAAGCTGCTTTAA
- a CDS encoding dienelactone hydrolase family protein encodes MSNDHKQNDLGRRDFMKTSLKASTATVTAGALGIGFVAASDPVLAQAIKTDFTGIKAGEQDIPVGTFNMPAYISRPEKASGPLPIVIVVSEIFGVHEYIADTTRRFAKLGYMAIAPEFFTRAGDPNTFGTIAEIQSNIVAKTPDAQVLGDLKAAIAWAGKNGGDLKKVGVTGFCWGGRITWLAATMPEVKAGVAWYGRLVGDKTANNPRQPVEIAADLKAPVLGLYGSADTGIPLDTVEQMKAALAKASSNSAAKASKFEIYPDAPHAFHADYRNTYREGPAKDGWAKCLAWFKQYGVS; translated from the coding sequence ATGAGTAATGATCATAAGCAAAATGATTTAGGTCGACGTGATTTCATGAAGACCTCACTGAAAGCCTCAACTGCAACGGTGACCGCCGGAGCCTTGGGGATTGGGTTTGTAGCCGCTTCGGATCCTGTTTTGGCCCAAGCGATTAAAACCGACTTTACTGGCATTAAAGCGGGTGAGCAGGATATTCCAGTTGGGACATTTAATATGCCGGCTTATATTTCTCGTCCCGAGAAAGCGAGTGGCCCATTACCCATCGTGATTGTCGTGAGTGAGATTTTTGGTGTACATGAGTACATCGCTGACACCACTCGGCGTTTTGCAAAGTTGGGTTACATGGCGATTGCGCCAGAGTTCTTTACCCGTGCAGGCGATCCCAATACCTTTGGAACCATTGCCGAGATTCAGAGCAATATTGTGGCCAAGACCCCCGATGCTCAAGTATTGGGCGATCTCAAGGCTGCGATTGCCTGGGCTGGTAAAAATGGCGGCGATCTTAAAAAAGTCGGTGTCACTGGATTTTGCTGGGGTGGACGCATTACCTGGTTAGCCGCAACGATGCCTGAGGTGAAGGCGGGCGTGGCTTGGTATGGACGCCTGGTGGGCGATAAAACCGCTAATAACCCAAGACAGCCCGTTGAGATTGCAGCCGATCTCAAAGCCCCAGTATTGGGCCTTTACGGTTCAGCTGATACTGGTATTCCACTCGATACCGTGGAGCAAATGAAAGCAGCGCTCGCTAAAGCAAGTTCCAATTCTGCAGCGAAAGCCTCCAAGTTCGAGATCTATCCGGATGCACCTCACGCCTTTCATGCGGACTACCGCAATACCTACCGCGAGGGTCCCGCAAAAGATGGCTGGGCAAAATGCTTAGCTTGGTTTAAGCAGTACGGCGTTTCTTAA
- the polA gene encoding DNA polymerase I, translating to MSAHQLLLVDGSSYLYRAFHAMPDLRNSAGEPTGAIYGMVNMMRRARAEIGADHIACVFDAKGKTFREDLYPEYKAHRSPMPEDLVAQIEPIHEVVKALGWPVLMISGVEADDVIGTLARQAAEMGWSTVISTGDKDLAQLVNDKVTLVNTMTNEKLDRTGVVAKFGVPPERIVDYLAIIGDSVDNVPGVHKAGPKTANKWLAEYGDLDQLIAHACEIKGVVGDNLRASLDWLPKAKELLTVKLDCDLNPHIGSLHDLHAKPEDPSQLRALFERYAFKSWLKELDAKSVSTPTSQSATNHSDAPVLQEPLSQESQAPSKSEIARDYTCVTTQEVFEQWLQKIEHATLTCIDTETTSLDALQAELVGISLSVEEGKACYIPVAHRTGEEQLERNWVLARLKPWLENPEAKKLGQNLKYDIHVFGNYQIQVQGVEHDTLLESYVLESHLSHSMDNLAQRHLGVKTIQYEEVCGKGVHQIGFDQVDLKTATEYAAEDADITLRLHHHLWPQLERMPSLRYVYEQIEMPAMRVLGIMENNGITIDREKLAIQGQEVGKKLLILEKEIHQLAGQPFNIQSPKQIGEILFGQLQLPVVKKTPSGAPSTDEEVLQKLAEDFPLPARILDYRSLAKLMSTYIEKLPRMINPKTGRVHTNYAQAVAVTGRLASNDPNLQNIPVRTEEGRRIREAFVPQAGYRLVSADYSQIELRIMAHIAEDENLLAAFKAGKDIHQATAAEIFAIPLEQVSSEQRRYAKVINFGLIYGMSAYGLASNLKIERAAAQQYIAKYFERYPGVAQYMERTREEARTNGYVETVFGRRLWLPDIKANGPKRQGAERAAINAPMQGTAADLIKLAMVAVQNWLEQEQLKTRMLLQVHDELVFEAPPDELEHLKSSLPQLMGSIAELKVPLIVSIGVGDNWEEAH from the coding sequence ATGTCAGCACACCAATTACTCCTTGTCGACGGCTCTAGTTATCTCTACCGAGCCTTTCATGCCATGCCGGATCTACGAAATAGTGCTGGGGAGCCGACCGGGGCAATCTACGGTATGGTCAATATGATGCGACGCGCCCGTGCGGAAATCGGCGCCGATCACATTGCCTGTGTATTTGATGCCAAGGGTAAGACCTTCCGAGAGGATTTATATCCTGAGTACAAGGCGCATCGTTCCCCCATGCCCGAGGATTTGGTGGCACAAATCGAGCCGATTCATGAGGTAGTTAAGGCGCTCGGATGGCCAGTGCTCATGATCTCCGGTGTCGAGGCCGATGATGTGATTGGCACTCTGGCCCGGCAAGCTGCTGAGATGGGCTGGTCAACCGTGATCTCCACGGGTGATAAGGATCTTGCGCAACTCGTGAATGACAAAGTAACTTTAGTGAACACCATGACCAACGAGAAATTAGATCGCACGGGTGTGGTGGCCAAATTTGGCGTGCCGCCAGAGCGTATTGTGGATTACTTGGCCATTATTGGCGATAGCGTCGATAACGTTCCAGGGGTTCATAAAGCCGGACCCAAAACAGCAAATAAATGGTTGGCTGAGTATGGTGATTTGGATCAACTCATCGCCCACGCTTGCGAAATCAAAGGAGTGGTGGGTGATAACTTACGAGCGAGTCTTGATTGGTTGCCCAAGGCCAAAGAACTGCTGACAGTAAAACTCGATTGCGACCTCAATCCGCACATCGGTTCATTACATGATTTACACGCGAAGCCCGAAGACCCAAGCCAACTAAGAGCACTCTTTGAGCGCTACGCATTTAAATCATGGTTGAAAGAACTAGACGCTAAGAGCGTATCCACTCCGACTTCACAGAGTGCCACGAATCATTCAGATGCCCCCGTCTTGCAAGAGCCTCTTTCGCAGGAGTCTCAAGCACCATCTAAAAGTGAGATTGCGCGTGACTACACATGCGTGACAACGCAAGAAGTGTTTGAACAATGGCTGCAGAAAATTGAACATGCCACACTAACTTGCATTGATACCGAGACCACGAGCCTAGATGCCTTACAAGCCGAGCTGGTGGGGATTTCCTTATCGGTTGAAGAGGGTAAGGCCTGTTACATCCCGGTTGCGCATCGTACTGGCGAAGAGCAACTGGAACGGAATTGGGTGCTCGCTCGACTAAAGCCCTGGCTTGAGAATCCTGAAGCGAAGAAGCTTGGTCAAAATCTTAAATACGACATACACGTCTTTGGCAATTATCAAATTCAGGTGCAAGGAGTGGAGCACGACACCTTACTCGAATCTTATGTATTGGAGTCGCACCTCAGTCACAGCATGGATAACTTAGCCCAGCGCCATTTGGGAGTGAAGACCATTCAATATGAAGAGGTCTGTGGCAAAGGCGTGCATCAAATTGGCTTTGATCAGGTGGATCTCAAAACTGCGACCGAGTATGCCGCTGAAGATGCTGACATCACCCTACGCCTTCATCACCATTTATGGCCGCAATTGGAACGCATGCCCAGCTTGCGGTACGTGTATGAACAGATTGAAATGCCAGCGATGCGCGTTTTGGGCATCATGGAAAATAATGGCATCACGATTGATCGTGAGAAGTTAGCAATCCAGGGGCAGGAGGTTGGAAAAAAACTCCTCATCCTGGAAAAAGAAATTCATCAACTGGCGGGTCAGCCATTTAATATCCAATCCCCCAAGCAAATCGGTGAAATTTTATTTGGGCAGCTGCAACTCCCCGTTGTCAAAAAAACCCCATCGGGAGCCCCGTCCACGGATGAAGAGGTTTTGCAAAAGCTTGCTGAAGACTTTCCCTTGCCTGCACGGATTTTGGATTACCGCAGTTTGGCCAAGTTGATGTCAACCTATATTGAGAAATTACCGCGCATGATCAATCCCAAAACAGGGCGCGTCCATACCAATTACGCCCAAGCCGTTGCGGTCACCGGCCGTTTGGCGTCAAATGATCCTAATTTGCAAAATATTCCAGTACGCACCGAAGAAGGTCGTCGGATTCGGGAGGCCTTTGTTCCTCAAGCAGGCTATCGCTTGGTTTCGGCCGATTACTCGCAAATTGAGCTGCGCATCATGGCGCACATTGCCGAGGATGAAAACTTATTAGCTGCGTTTAAAGCGGGCAAGGATATTCATCAAGCGACTGCCGCCGAGATCTTTGCGATTCCACTGGAGCAAGTGAGTTCGGAACAACGGCGTTATGCCAAAGTGATTAACTTTGGTCTCATTTATGGCATGAGTGCCTATGGATTAGCTAGCAATTTAAAGATCGAGCGCGCCGCTGCACAGCAGTACATTGCAAAATATTTTGAGCGTTACCCAGGCGTTGCTCAATATATGGAACGCACTCGAGAAGAGGCTCGCACCAATGGGTATGTAGAAACCGTATTTGGGCGACGCTTATGGTTGCCGGATATCAAAGCCAATGGACCAAAACGCCAGGGAGCCGAGCGCGCGGCGATTAATGCGCCAATGCAAGGAACAGCCGCTGATCTTATTAAGTTGGCGATGGTCGCGGTACAAAATTGGCTTGAACAAGAGCAACTGAAGACCCGTATGCTCTTGCAAGTGCATGATGAGCTTGTCTTTGAGGCCCCGCCTGACGAGCTTGAGCATCTAAAATCATCTCTACCTCAACTGATGGGATCGATTGCCGAACTGAAGGTGCCTCTAATTGTGAGTATCGGAGTTGGCGATAATTGGGAAGAAGCGCATTAG
- a CDS encoding sulfurtransferase: MNPIITANQLEELINEGSDVLICDCRFDLTNANAGYAMYKNAHITGAIYVNVDKDLSGPKTGKNGRHPLPSPEAWAKTRQRLGIANHTHVVAYDSHGGTFASRLWWMLRSIGHASVQVLDGGLDAWNGSIGHTGREPTPLTTSPEAYPYQGVVTIDEMEQNVQADARKMVIDARTADRFRGENETLDPVGGHIPGATNRCFKENLVSGKFKSPEQLYKEFVLLIGQQKPGTIIHSCGSGVSACHNLLAMEAAGLSGSRLHVGSWSEWCSDPSRPIER, encoded by the coding sequence ATGAATCCCATCATTACCGCAAATCAACTGGAAGAACTCATCAATGAGGGTAGTGATGTCTTAATTTGTGACTGCCGTTTTGATCTCACCAACGCCAACGCCGGCTATGCAATGTACAAAAATGCCCACATCACTGGCGCCATTTATGTCAATGTCGATAAAGATTTATCAGGCCCCAAAACGGGGAAGAATGGTCGGCATCCACTCCCAAGCCCTGAGGCTTGGGCAAAAACCCGTCAACGTCTTGGGATTGCCAATCACACGCATGTGGTTGCCTACGATAGCCATGGCGGCACCTTTGCAAGCCGCTTATGGTGGATGCTGCGCTCGATTGGCCATGCCTCGGTTCAAGTACTTGATGGCGGCTTAGATGCCTGGAACGGCAGTATTGGTCATACAGGTCGTGAGCCCACTCCATTAACCACTTCGCCAGAGGCTTATCCCTACCAGGGCGTGGTCACGATTGATGAGATGGAGCAAAACGTCCAAGCCGATGCTCGCAAAATGGTGATTGATGCGCGCACTGCCGATCGCTTTCGCGGCGAGAACGAAACTTTAGACCCGGTCGGTGGTCATATTCCCGGAGCGACCAATCGCTGCTTTAAGGAGAATTTGGTCTCGGGTAAATTTAAATCACCAGAACAGCTCTATAAAGAATTTGTTCTCCTGATTGGTCAGCAAAAACCAGGAACGATTATTCATTCGTGTGGGTCTGGGGTTAGTGCTTGCCATAATCTGTTAGCGATGGAAGCAGCGGGCCTCAGTGGCTCACGCTTACATGTGGGCAGTTGGAGTGAGTGGTGTTCGGATCCAAGTCGTCCGATCGAGCGATAA
- a CDS encoding UvrD-helicase domain-containing protein: MYADLLENLNPEQREAVTLPPTHPDGRPQSALILAGAGSGKTRVLTTRIAWLIQTGQISPIGVLAVTFTNKAAKEMLTRLGTMLPINTRGMWVGTFHGLCNRLLRAHHRDAGLPSTFQILDTQDQLSAIKRLLKSLNVDDEKFPPRQLQYFIANTKERGKRAKDLDPGDDFEARMIQLYEAYDAQCQREGVCDFSELLLRSYELLKHHELIRTHYQERFKHILIDEFQDTNALQYAWLKLLAGNGQMTSSSVFAVGDDDQSIYAFRGADVENMRLYEKQFKPVTVKLEQNYRSHGHILDAANHLIAHNQDRLGKNLRTEAGVGEPVRIYEAASDGMECAWLIDEIKALIRGGMSRSEIAVLYRSNAQSRIIEHGLFSANIPYRVYGGLRFFERAEIKHALAYMRLLENPNDDTSFARVVNFPARGIGARSIEALQDAAKQHQCSFYAAASFIEGKAGNSISGFVRLIEHLRDSTKHNTLPETVEYVIQHSGLIQHYLTEREGQDRVENLQELINAATAFVAEEGYGQDVQAATPPSPEQAGVEDISPLAGFLAHASLEAGDNQAEAGQDAIQLMTVHSAKGLEFSAVFMTGLEEGLFPHENSISEPRGLEEERRLMYVAITRAKERLYLSHTQSRMLHGQVRYNMPSRFLDELPAESLKHLTPKAKDARWGATSWQKGRSANTNSVDELWWGGNESDVPVRNDQVSNAIVTSSLQLEQNRKRGHSFRVGQEVFHTKFGEGRVTALEGEGVDAKAQVNFKRHGAKWLQLSIAKLVAVEN; the protein is encoded by the coding sequence ATGTACGCTGATTTACTTGAGAACCTCAATCCTGAACAACGGGAGGCGGTGACCCTACCTCCAACTCACCCCGATGGGCGCCCTCAATCAGCACTGATTTTGGCGGGTGCAGGTAGCGGCAAGACCCGCGTTTTGACTACGCGCATTGCCTGGCTGATTCAAACGGGACAAATTTCTCCGATTGGGGTTTTGGCGGTGACTTTTACCAACAAAGCAGCTAAAGAAATGCTCACCCGCTTGGGTACGATGCTGCCCATTAATACCCGAGGTATGTGGGTAGGCACCTTTCACGGCTTGTGTAATCGATTACTACGGGCGCATCATCGCGATGCGGGCCTGCCATCGACCTTTCAGATTCTGGATACACAAGATCAACTCTCCGCGATTAAACGGCTTTTAAAGAGCCTCAACGTCGATGATGAGAAGTTTCCACCACGGCAATTACAGTACTTTATTGCCAATACCAAGGAGCGGGGCAAGCGTGCCAAGGATCTCGATCCGGGGGATGATTTTGAGGCCCGCATGATTCAGTTGTATGAGGCATACGATGCCCAGTGTCAGCGTGAAGGGGTGTGCGATTTTTCGGAGCTTTTGTTGCGTAGTTATGAGTTGCTCAAACATCACGAGCTAATCCGCACGCATTATCAGGAGCGCTTTAAACATATCTTGATTGATGAGTTTCAAGATACCAATGCCTTGCAATATGCTTGGCTCAAGCTCTTAGCCGGCAATGGTCAGATGACTAGTAGCTCGGTATTCGCGGTTGGTGACGATGATCAGAGTATCTATGCATTCCGGGGTGCAGATGTCGAGAACATGCGACTCTATGAGAAGCAATTTAAGCCTGTAACCGTGAAGTTGGAGCAAAACTATCGCTCACACGGGCATATCCTCGATGCTGCTAACCATTTGATTGCACACAATCAGGATCGCTTGGGTAAGAACCTGCGTACCGAAGCCGGTGTAGGTGAGCCGGTTCGTATTTATGAGGCCGCAAGCGATGGCATGGAGTGCGCTTGGCTGATTGATGAGATTAAAGCCTTGATTCGTGGTGGCATGAGCCGCAGTGAGATTGCGGTGCTCTATCGTAGTAATGCTCAGTCACGCATCATTGAGCACGGGTTGTTCTCAGCCAATATCCCTTACCGCGTGTATGGAGGCCTACGCTTTTTTGAGCGCGCTGAGATTAAGCATGCATTAGCTTATATGCGTTTACTCGAGAATCCGAATGACGACACCTCCTTTGCACGAGTTGTGAACTTTCCAGCACGCGGGATTGGAGCGCGTTCGATTGAGGCCTTGCAAGACGCTGCCAAACAACACCAGTGCTCATTCTATGCAGCAGCCTCGTTCATCGAGGGTAAAGCCGGTAATAGCATCTCGGGGTTTGTGCGTCTGATCGAGCATTTGCGTGACTCAACTAAACACAATACCTTACCGGAGACGGTAGAGTATGTGATTCAGCATAGTGGCTTGATTCAGCATTATTTGACTGAGCGTGAGGGGCAAGATCGCGTTGAGAACTTACAAGAGCTGATTAATGCTGCGACCGCATTTGTGGCCGAAGAGGGCTATGGTCAAGATGTTCAAGCCGCTACGCCACCCAGCCCTGAGCAAGCTGGAGTGGAGGATATTTCACCGCTGGCCGGATTTTTAGCTCATGCATCGCTCGAGGCTGGTGACAATCAAGCTGAGGCCGGTCAGGATGCGATTCAGTTGATGACTGTGCATTCGGCTAAAGGTTTGGAGTTCTCCGCTGTGTTTATGACTGGTCTGGAAGAAGGATTATTTCCTCACGAGAACAGTATTTCAGAGCCCCGTGGACTTGAGGAAGAGCGACGTCTCATGTATGTGGCAATTACGCGTGCCAAAGAGCGCTTGTATCTTTCGCATACGCAGTCACGCATGCTCCATGGTCAAGTGCGTTACAACATGCCCTCACGCTTTTTGGATGAATTGCCTGCGGAGAGCCTCAAACACTTAACACCTAAAGCAAAAGATGCCCGCTGGGGAGCAACATCGTGGCAAAAAGGACGATCTGCGAATACAAACAGTGTCGATGAGTTATGGTGGGGCGGTAACGAGAGTGATGTGCCCGTACGTAATGATCAGGTGAGTAACGCGATTGTCACGAGCTCTCTGCAGTTAGAGCAAAACAGGAAGCGCGGACATTCTTTTCGAGTAGGACAAGAGGTTTTCCACACCAAGTTTGGTGAAGGACGGGTGACCGCACTAGAGGGCGAAGGAGTCGATGCCAAAGCGCAGGTGAACTTCAAACGCCATGGTGCGAAGTGGTTGCAGCTATCGATTGCCAAGCTGGTGGCGGTTGAAAATTAA